One window of the Klebsiella sp. WP3-W18-ESBL-02 genome contains the following:
- a CDS encoding 4-aminobutyrate--2-oxoglutarate transaminase has translation MSNESLNHRRLQATPRGVGVMCGFYADRAENATLWDIEGNEYIDFAAGIAVLNTGHRHPQVMAAVEKQLQAFTHTAYQIVPYESYVSLAERINAAAPIAGNAKTAFFSTGAEAVENAVKIARAYTRRPGLITFGGGFHGRTFMTMALTGKVAPYKIGFGPFPGSVYHALYPNAAHGVTTDMALKSLNHIFKADIAADQVAAIILEPVQGEGGFNVAPPDFMQALRTLCDTHGILLIADEVQTGFARTGKLFAMEHHSVKPDLITMAKSLAGGFPLSGVVGRAEVMDAPAPGGLGGTYAGNPLAIAAAHAVLDVIDAEALCTRANHLGQHLIEVLNKTRESCPAIADVRGVGSMVAVEFVDPQTREPSPEFTKLVQERALAEGVLLLSCGVYGNVIRFLYPLTIPEKQFQQALEVIRRALAE, from the coding sequence GTGAGTAACGAGTCACTGAATCATCGGCGTTTGCAGGCGACGCCGCGCGGGGTTGGCGTGATGTGCGGATTCTATGCGGATCGCGCTGAGAACGCCACGCTGTGGGATATTGAAGGGAATGAGTATATCGATTTTGCCGCCGGGATTGCGGTGCTGAATACCGGCCATCGTCACCCGCAGGTGATGGCTGCGGTGGAGAAACAGCTTCAGGCTTTCACCCATACCGCCTATCAGATTGTCCCCTACGAAAGCTATGTATCATTAGCAGAACGTATTAATGCAGCGGCGCCGATTGCTGGAAATGCCAAAACGGCGTTCTTCAGCACCGGGGCTGAAGCCGTAGAGAATGCGGTAAAAATTGCCCGCGCCTACACCCGGCGTCCGGGGTTGATTACCTTCGGCGGTGGTTTCCACGGCCGTACCTTTATGACGATGGCCCTGACAGGCAAAGTGGCGCCCTACAAAATCGGTTTTGGCCCGTTCCCCGGTTCGGTCTACCATGCGCTCTATCCAAACGCTGCACACGGTGTGACGACCGATATGGCCCTGAAAAGCCTGAACCACATTTTCAAAGCCGACATCGCAGCAGATCAAGTTGCGGCCATTATTCTTGAGCCGGTGCAGGGAGAGGGGGGCTTTAACGTTGCGCCGCCTGACTTTATGCAGGCGCTGCGTACGCTGTGCGATACCCACGGTATTCTGCTGATTGCCGATGAGGTGCAAACCGGTTTTGCCCGTACCGGCAAGCTCTTTGCGATGGAACACCACAGCGTGAAGCCGGATTTGATCACGATGGCCAAAAGCCTGGCCGGCGGTTTCCCGCTTTCAGGCGTGGTCGGGCGTGCCGAAGTGATGGATGCGCCTGCGCCGGGCGGCCTTGGCGGTACCTACGCCGGTAACCCGCTGGCGATTGCTGCCGCCCATGCGGTGCTGGACGTGATTGACGCAGAAGCGCTGTGCACGCGGGCGAATCACCTGGGCCAGCATCTCATTGAAGTGCTGAACAAGACCCGAGAAAGCTGCCCGGCGATTGCCGACGTGCGCGGCGTGGGATCGATGGTGGCCGTCGAGTTTGTCGACCCGCAAACCCGCGAGCCGTCACCGGAATTCACCAAATTAGTGCAGGAGCGCGCGCTGGCGGAAGGGGTGCTGCTGCTGAGCTGCGGCGTCTACGGCAACGTCATCCGCTTCCTTTATCCGCTCACCATTCCAGAGAAACAGTTCCAGCAGGCGCTGGAGGTGATTCGCCGGGCGCTGGCGGAATAA
- the livH gene encoding high-affinity branched-chain amino acid ABC transporter permease LivH — protein MSEQVLYFVQQMFNGVTLGSTYALIAIGYTMVYGIIGMINFAHGEVYMIGSYVSFMIIAALMMMGIDTGWLLVAAGFIGAIVIASAYGWSIERVAYRPVRNSKRLIALISAIGMSIFLQNYVSLTEGSRDVALPSLFNGQWIVGSSDNFSASITTMQLVIWIVTFIAMLALTLFIRYSRMGRACRACAEDLKMASLLGINTDRVIALTFVIGAAMAAVAGVLLGQFYGVINPYIGFMAGMKAFTAAVLGGIGSIPGAMIGGLILGIAEALSSAYLSTEYKDVVSFALLIVVLLVMPTGILGRPEVEKV, from the coding sequence ATGTCAGAGCAGGTTCTCTACTTTGTGCAGCAGATGTTTAACGGCGTAACGCTGGGAAGCACCTATGCACTGATCGCCATCGGTTACACCATGGTGTACGGGATTATCGGCATGATCAACTTCGCCCACGGCGAGGTGTACATGATCGGTAGTTATGTCTCCTTTATGATCATCGCCGCGCTGATGATGATGGGCATCGACACCGGCTGGCTGCTGGTGGCGGCTGGCTTTATCGGGGCGATCGTCATTGCCAGCGCCTACGGCTGGAGTATCGAACGGGTAGCCTATCGCCCGGTACGTAACTCCAAGCGTCTGATTGCGCTGATCTCCGCTATCGGGATGTCTATCTTCCTGCAAAACTACGTCAGCCTGACCGAAGGTTCGCGCGATGTCGCATTGCCGAGCCTGTTTAACGGTCAGTGGATTGTTGGCAGCAGCGATAACTTCTCCGCTTCAATTACCACCATGCAGCTGGTCATCTGGATTGTGACCTTTATCGCGATGCTGGCGCTGACGCTGTTTATTCGCTACTCGCGGATGGGCCGCGCCTGCCGTGCTTGTGCCGAAGATCTGAAGATGGCCAGCCTGCTGGGCATCAACACCGACCGTGTGATTGCGCTGACCTTCGTTATCGGTGCGGCGATGGCGGCGGTGGCGGGCGTACTGCTTGGCCAGTTCTACGGCGTTATCAACCCGTACATCGGCTTTATGGCCGGGATGAAAGCCTTCACCGCGGCGGTACTCGGCGGTATCGGCAGCATTCCAGGCGCGATGATCGGCGGACTGATCCTCGGCATTGCGGAAGCGCTGTCGTCGGCCTACCTGAGCACCGAATATAAAGACGTGGTGTCGTTCGCGCTGCTGATCGTGGTCCTGCTGGTGATGCCAACCGGTATCCTGGGCCGCCCGGAGGTAGAGAAAGTATGA
- the livK gene encoding high-affinity branched-chain amino acid ABC transporter substrate-binding protein LivK, protein MKRNTKTVIAGMIALAMSQGALADDIKVAVVGAMSGPVAQWGDMEFNGARQAIKDINAKGGIKGDKLVGVEYDDACDPKQAVAVANKIVNDGIKYVIGHLCSSSTQPASDIYEDEGILMISPGATNPELTQRGYQYIMRTAGLDSSQGPTAANYILNKVKPQRIAIIHDKQQYGEGLARSVQDGLKKGGANIVFFDGITAGEKDFSALIARLQKENIDFVYYGGYYPEMGQMLRQARAVGLKTQFMGPEGVGNASLSNIAGAAAEGMLVTMPKRYDQDPANSAIVDALKAQKKDPSGPYVWITYAAVQSLATAMERTGSDEPQALIKDLKANGAKTVIGPLSWDEKGDLKGFEFGVFQWHADGSSSAVK, encoded by the coding sequence ATGAAAAGGAATACAAAAACAGTAATCGCAGGGATGATCGCGCTGGCTATGTCTCAAGGGGCTTTGGCTGACGATATCAAGGTTGCGGTCGTTGGTGCGATGTCCGGCCCGGTTGCGCAGTGGGGCGACATGGAGTTCAACGGCGCGCGCCAGGCCATTAAAGATATCAACGCCAAAGGCGGTATTAAGGGCGATAAACTGGTGGGCGTGGAGTACGACGACGCCTGTGACCCGAAACAAGCGGTGGCGGTCGCCAACAAAATCGTCAATGACGGTATTAAATACGTCATCGGCCACCTCTGCTCCTCTTCAACGCAGCCTGCGTCTGACATTTATGAAGATGAAGGCATTCTGATGATCTCCCCAGGGGCCACCAACCCGGAGCTGACCCAACGCGGCTATCAGTACATTATGCGAACCGCAGGTCTGGACTCTTCGCAGGGGCCGACGGCGGCAAACTACATTCTGAATAAGGTCAAACCGCAGCGTATCGCCATCATTCATGACAAACAGCAGTATGGCGAAGGCCTGGCGCGTTCCGTACAGGATGGGCTGAAAAAAGGCGGCGCCAACATCGTCTTCTTCGACGGCATTACCGCCGGGGAGAAAGACTTCTCCGCGCTGATTGCCCGCTTGCAAAAAGAGAATATCGACTTCGTTTACTACGGCGGCTACTACCCGGAAATGGGCCAGATGCTGCGTCAGGCGCGCGCCGTGGGTCTGAAAACCCAGTTTATGGGCCCGGAAGGGGTGGGTAACGCGTCGCTGTCGAACATCGCGGGCGCTGCGGCGGAAGGTATGCTGGTGACCATGCCAAAACGCTATGACCAGGATCCGGCAAATAGCGCTATCGTCGATGCCCTGAAAGCGCAGAAGAAAGATCCGAGCGGCCCGTACGTGTGGATCACCTACGCCGCCGTGCAGTCTCTGGCTACCGCCATGGAACGTACCGGCAGCGATGAGCCGCAGGCGCTGATTAAGGATTTAAAAGCCAACGGGGCGAAAACCGTGATTGGGCCGCTGTCCTGGGATGAAAAAGGCGACCTGAAAGGCTTTGAATTTGGCGTCTTCCAGTGGCACGCCGACGGCTCATCCAGCGCGGTGAAGTAA
- a CDS encoding type II toxin-antitoxin system Phd/YefM family antitoxin translates to MRTINYSEARQNLAEVLESAVSGGPVTITRRGHKPAVIISAEEFERYQAARMDDEFAAIMAIHGNEIRELADK, encoded by the coding sequence ATGCGTACGATTAACTACAGTGAAGCGCGGCAGAATCTGGCGGAGGTACTGGAAAGTGCCGTCAGCGGGGGGCCTGTCACCATTACGCGCCGAGGGCATAAGCCTGCGGTGATTATCAGCGCGGAAGAATTTGAGCGTTATCAGGCGGCCAGAATGGATGATGAATTCGCGGCAATCATGGCGATACATGGTAATGAAATCAGGGAGCTGGCAGATAAATGA
- the panM gene encoding aspartate 1-decarboxylase autocleavage activator PanM → MKLTIIRLETFSDQDHICLGKIWPAGTATERALDDAHRLYAARFNERLLAAVKVTLNGAHGQLDDLCVREVTRRRGVGQYLVEEVMRDNPQVNRWTLSKSGVEESLEMAAFAKALGFKSQTDGWVRG, encoded by the coding sequence ATGAAGCTGACCATCATCCGTTTAGAGACCTTTAGCGACCAGGACCACATTTGCCTTGGCAAGATCTGGCCCGCCGGTACTGCCACAGAACGTGCGCTCGACGACGCTCACCGTCTGTATGCCGCCCGCTTTAATGAACGCCTGCTTGCCGCCGTGAAGGTGACGTTGAACGGTGCCCATGGCCAGCTTGATGATCTTTGCGTACGCGAAGTCACCCGCCGCCGCGGTGTAGGGCAGTATCTGGTGGAAGAGGTGATGCGCGATAACCCGCAGGTCAACCGCTGGACGCTGAGCAAGTCAGGTGTTGAAGAGAGCCTGGAAATGGCGGCGTTTGCGAAAGCACTGGGGTTTAAATCGCAGACAGACGGCTGGGTTCGCGGGTAG
- the livG gene encoding high-affinity branched-chain amino acid ABC transporter ATP-binding protein LivG, with translation MSQPLLSVNGLMMRFGGLLAVNNVALELHPQEIVSLIGPNGAGKTTVFNCLTGFYKPTGGTIMLRDKHLEGLPGQQIARMGVVRTFQHVRLFREMTVIENLLVAQHQQLKTGVFSGLLKTPSFRRAQSEALDRAAVWLERIGLLEHANRQASNLAYGDQRRLEIARCMVTQPEILMLDEPAAGLNPKETKELDELIAELRNHHNTTILLIEHDMKLVMGISDRIYVVNQGTPLANGTPEEIRNNPDVIRAYLGEA, from the coding sequence ATGAGTCAGCCATTATTATCCGTTAACGGCCTGATGATGCGTTTTGGCGGCCTGCTGGCGGTCAACAACGTGGCGCTGGAGCTGCATCCTCAGGAGATCGTCTCCCTGATTGGCCCGAACGGCGCGGGAAAAACCACGGTCTTTAACTGCCTGACCGGCTTCTACAAGCCGACTGGCGGCACCATTATGCTGCGCGATAAGCATCTGGAAGGGCTGCCAGGCCAGCAGATTGCGCGTATGGGCGTGGTACGTACCTTCCAGCATGTGCGCCTGTTCCGCGAGATGACGGTGATTGAAAACCTGCTGGTGGCACAGCATCAGCAGCTGAAAACCGGTGTCTTCTCCGGGCTGTTGAAAACGCCATCGTTCAGGCGCGCGCAGAGCGAAGCGCTGGACCGCGCCGCCGTCTGGCTTGAGCGTATCGGCCTGCTTGAGCACGCCAACCGCCAGGCGTCGAACCTGGCCTATGGAGACCAGCGTCGCCTGGAGATTGCCCGCTGCATGGTGACCCAGCCGGAAATCCTGATGCTCGATGAACCGGCTGCCGGTCTTAACCCAAAAGAGACCAAAGAGCTGGACGAGCTGATTGCCGAACTGCGTAATCATCACAACACCACTATCTTGTTGATTGAACACGATATGAAGCTGGTGATGGGTATTTCCGACCGTATCTACGTGGTGAACCAGGGCACGCCGTTAGCCAACGGCACGCCGGAAGAGATCCGCAACAACCCGGATGTGATCCGCGCGTATCTGGGTGAGGCATAA
- the livF gene encoding high-affinity branched-chain amino acid ABC transporter ATP-binding protein LivF, whose amino-acid sequence MDKVMLSFDKVSAHYGKIQALHDVSLHINQGEIVTLIGANGAGKTTLLGTLCGDPRATSGRIVFDDKDITDWQTAKIMREAVAIVPEGRRVFSRMTVEENLAMGGFFAERDQFQDRIKWVYELFPRLLERRIQRAGTMSGGEQQMLAIGRALMSQPRLLLLDEPSLGLAPIIIQQIFDTIEQLREQGMTIFLVEQNANQALKLADRGYVLENGHVVLEDTGDALLANEAVRSAYLGG is encoded by the coding sequence ATGGATAAAGTGATGTTATCGTTTGATAAAGTCAGCGCCCACTACGGTAAGATTCAGGCGCTGCACGATGTGAGTCTGCACATTAATCAGGGTGAGATCGTAACGCTTATCGGCGCCAACGGCGCGGGCAAAACCACGCTGCTCGGCACCTTGTGCGGCGATCCGCGCGCCACCAGCGGGCGCATTGTCTTTGATGATAAAGACATTACCGACTGGCAGACGGCGAAAATCATGCGCGAAGCGGTGGCGATTGTCCCGGAAGGGCGCCGCGTCTTCTCGCGCATGACGGTGGAAGAGAACCTGGCGATGGGCGGCTTTTTTGCCGAGCGTGATCAGTTCCAGGATCGCATCAAGTGGGTCTACGAGCTGTTCCCACGCCTGCTTGAGCGCCGTATCCAACGAGCGGGCACCATGTCCGGCGGTGAGCAGCAGATGCTGGCGATTGGCCGTGCGCTGATGAGCCAGCCGCGCCTGTTGCTGCTGGATGAGCCGTCGCTGGGATTAGCGCCGATTATCATCCAGCAGATCTTCGACACCATCGAACAGCTGCGCGAGCAGGGCATGACCATCTTCCTCGTCGAGCAGAACGCCAACCAGGCGCTGAAGCTTGCCGACCGCGGCTACGTGCTGGAAAACGGCCACGTGGTGCTGGAAGACACGGGTGATGCGCTGCTGGCTAACGAAGCGGTGCGCAGCGCGTACCTCGGCGGTTAG
- a CDS encoding type II toxin-antitoxin system death-on-curing family toxin: MTLQIISAEEIIQFHDRLLRVTPGVEGMPDPGRAEALMYRVLNQIEYQGVTDVWLLAAMHLLAISRGHIFNDGNKRTALFITLLFLKRNGISLPANPDFVAMTVEAAAGQLTLEQIAARLRG; this comes from the coding sequence ATGACCCTTCAGATTATCTCAGCGGAAGAGATAATACAGTTTCACGACAGGTTGCTCCGCGTAACGCCTGGCGTAGAGGGAATGCCCGATCCTGGCCGCGCAGAAGCGCTGATGTACCGGGTGCTCAATCAAATCGAATATCAAGGCGTGACAGATGTCTGGCTGCTTGCGGCAATGCATCTGCTGGCGATTTCGCGTGGGCATATTTTTAATGACGGAAATAAACGGACGGCATTATTTATTACCTTACTGTTTTTAAAGCGTAACGGCATTTCATTACCGGCTAATCCTGATTTTGTTGCGATGACGGTTGAGGCTGCCGCTGGGCAACTCACGCTGGAGCAGATAGCAGCCCGGCTCCGTGGATGA
- the livJ gene encoding branched chain amino acid ABC transporter substrate-binding protein LivJ yields MKMKGKALLAGCIALAFSNMALAENIKVAVVGAMSGPVAQYGDQEFSGATQAVADINAKGGIKGNKLEIVKYDDACDPKQAVAVANKVVNDGIKYVIGHLCSSSTQPASDIYEDEGILMITPAATAPELTARGYKLILRTTGLDSDQGPTAAKYILEKVKPQRIAVVHDKQQYGEGLARAVQDGLKKGGANVVFFDGITAGEKDFSTLVARLKKENIDFVYFGGYHPEMGQILRQARAAGLKTQFMGPEGVANVSLSNIAGDSAEGLLVTKPKNYDQVPANKPIVDAIKAKKQDPSGAFVWTTYAALQSLQAGLNHSDDPAEIAKFLKANTVDTVMGPLSWDEKGDLKGFEFGVFNWHANGTATDAK; encoded by the coding sequence ATGAAAATGAAGGGTAAAGCGTTACTGGCAGGATGTATTGCACTGGCATTCAGCAATATGGCATTAGCAGAAAATATTAAAGTTGCTGTTGTTGGCGCAATGTCCGGCCCGGTGGCGCAGTACGGTGACCAGGAGTTCAGCGGTGCGACTCAGGCGGTTGCCGATATTAACGCCAAAGGCGGTATCAAAGGTAATAAGCTGGAAATCGTCAAATATGATGACGCCTGCGATCCGAAACAGGCGGTTGCGGTGGCAAACAAAGTGGTGAATGACGGGATCAAATACGTTATCGGTCACCTCTGCTCCTCCTCTACACAGCCTGCGTCTGATATCTATGAAGATGAAGGTATCTTGATGATTACTCCGGCAGCGACGGCGCCGGAACTGACCGCTCGCGGCTATAAGCTGATTCTGCGCACCACCGGTCTGGACTCCGACCAGGGCCCGACCGCCGCGAAATACATCCTCGAGAAAGTGAAGCCACAGCGCATCGCAGTCGTTCACGATAAGCAGCAGTACGGTGAAGGCCTGGCGCGCGCGGTGCAGGACGGCCTGAAGAAGGGCGGCGCGAATGTGGTCTTCTTTGACGGTATTACCGCTGGTGAGAAAGACTTCTCTACGCTGGTTGCGCGACTGAAGAAAGAGAACATCGACTTTGTTTACTTCGGCGGTTACCACCCTGAGATGGGCCAGATCCTGCGTCAGGCTCGGGCTGCTGGTCTGAAAACCCAGTTCATGGGGCCGGAAGGCGTGGCGAACGTGTCGCTGTCTAATATCGCGGGCGATTCTGCGGAAGGTCTGCTGGTGACGAAACCTAAGAACTACGACCAGGTTCCAGCGAACAAACCGATCGTTGATGCGATTAAGGCGAAGAAACAGGATCCGAGCGGTGCGTTCGTGTGGACCACCTACGCGGCGCTGCAGTCGCTGCAGGCGGGCCTGAACCACTCTGACGATCCGGCTGAGATTGCTAAATTCCTGAAGGCCAACACCGTCGATACCGTCATGGGGCCGCTGTCCTGGGATGAGAAAGGTGACCTGAAGGGCTTCGAATTCGGTGTCTTCAACTGGCACGCGAACGGTACGGCGACCGACGCGAAGTAA
- the livM gene encoding branched chain amino acid ABC transporter permease LivM — protein MKPMQFAMALLSAAMFFVLAGVFMGVQLQLDGTKLVVGSAADIRWQWIFIGTAVVFFFQMLRPLFQKGLKSVSGPKFILPAIDGSTVKQKLFLIALLVIAVAWPFMVSRGTVDIATLTMIYIILGLGLNVVVGLSGLLVLGYGGFYAIGAYTFALLNHYYGLGFWTCLPIAGLVSAAAGFLLGFPVLRLRGDYLAIVTLGFGEIVRILLLNNTEITGGPNGISQIPKPTFFGLEFSRSAREGGWDTFSNFFNVKYDPSDRVIFLYLVALLLVVLSLFVINRLLRMPLGRAWEALREDEIACRSLGLSPTRIKLTAFTISAAFAGFAGTLFAARQGFVSPESFTFAESAFVLAIVVLGGMGSQFAVILAAILLVVSRELMRDFNEYSMLMLGGLMVLMMIWRPQGLLPMTRVQMKLKNGQAKEGEQV, from the coding sequence ATGAAACCGATGCAATTTGCGATGGCGCTGCTCTCTGCCGCCATGTTCTTTGTGCTGGCAGGCGTCTTTATGGGCGTGCAGTTGCAGCTTGATGGCACCAAACTGGTGGTCGGCAGCGCGGCGGATATCCGCTGGCAGTGGATCTTTATCGGCACGGCGGTGGTGTTTTTCTTCCAGATGCTGCGCCCGCTGTTCCAGAAAGGGCTGAAAAGCGTCTCCGGGCCGAAGTTTATCCTGCCGGCGATTGACGGCTCGACGGTGAAACAAAAGCTGTTCCTGATTGCGCTGCTGGTGATTGCCGTGGCGTGGCCGTTTATGGTGTCGCGTGGGACGGTGGATATTGCCACCCTGACCATGATTTACATCATCCTCGGCCTGGGTCTGAACGTGGTGGTGGGACTCTCTGGCCTGCTGGTGCTGGGCTACGGCGGTTTCTACGCCATCGGCGCTTACACCTTCGCGCTGTTGAACCACTATTACGGCCTCGGCTTCTGGACCTGCCTGCCGATAGCGGGGCTGGTTTCGGCGGCGGCGGGCTTCCTGCTGGGCTTCCCGGTGCTGCGTCTGCGCGGTGACTATCTGGCGATTGTGACCCTGGGCTTCGGTGAAATCGTCCGTATCCTGCTGCTTAACAACACCGAAATCACCGGCGGCCCGAACGGCATTAGCCAGATTCCAAAGCCAACCTTCTTCGGCCTTGAGTTCAGCCGCAGCGCGCGTGAAGGTGGCTGGGATACCTTCAGCAACTTCTTTAACGTCAAGTACGACCCGTCCGACCGCGTTATCTTCCTTTACCTGGTCGCGCTGCTGCTGGTGGTGCTGAGCCTGTTCGTGATTAACCGCCTGCTGCGTATGCCGCTGGGCCGCGCGTGGGAAGCGCTGCGTGAAGATGAAATTGCCTGCCGCTCGCTGGGCCTGAGCCCAACGCGCATCAAGCTGACCGCTTTTACCATCAGCGCCGCGTTTGCCGGTTTTGCCGGTACGCTGTTTGCCGCGCGCCAGGGCTTTGTTAGCCCGGAATCGTTCACCTTTGCCGAGTCAGCCTTCGTGCTGGCGATTGTGGTACTGGGCGGGATGGGCTCGCAGTTTGCGGTCATCCTCGCGGCGATTCTGCTGGTGGTGTCACGCGAGCTGATGCGTGACTTTAACGAATACAGCATGCTGATGCTCGGCGGCCTGATGGTGCTGATGATGATCTGGCGTCCGCAGGGCCTTCTGCCGATGACCCGTGTACAGATGAAGTTGAAAAACGGGCAAGCGAAAGAAGGAGAGCAGGTATGA